A genomic window from Pseudonocardia broussonetiae includes:
- a CDS encoding 4'-phosphopantetheinyl transferase family protein: protein MGTCTVWWAAPVAPSGAPGLVGLLDAHERERLARFRREGDAARYLAAHALTRRALGERLDADPAALVFDRTCRCGEQHGKPRLAQGPGFSFTHAGDVVGLAVHDGPVGLDVEQARPLTDLAGMAEHACAPDERVTDTGEFFRLWTRKEALLKSTGEGLSTPMADISIAADGAVRWGGRAVWLLDLSPAPGYPAALAGPGPAPPAVIEADGHALLRP from the coding sequence GTGGGTACCTGCACGGTGTGGTGGGCCGCGCCGGTGGCTCCGTCCGGTGCGCCCGGGCTCGTCGGCCTGCTCGACGCCCACGAGCGCGAGCGGCTCGCCCGCTTCCGCCGCGAGGGCGACGCCGCCCGCTACCTCGCCGCCCACGCGCTCACGCGCCGCGCGCTCGGTGAGCGCCTCGACGCCGACCCCGCCGCGCTCGTGTTCGACCGCACCTGCCGGTGCGGGGAGCAGCACGGGAAGCCGCGCCTCGCGCAGGGTCCGGGGTTCTCCTTCACCCACGCCGGCGACGTCGTGGGCCTCGCCGTCCACGACGGCCCGGTCGGCCTCGACGTCGAGCAGGCGCGCCCGCTCACCGACCTCGCCGGTATGGCCGAGCATGCTTGCGCCCCCGACGAGCGCGTCACCGACACCGGCGAGTTCTTCCGGCTGTGGACGCGCAAGGAGGCGCTGCTCAAGTCCACCGGCGAGGGCCTGTCGACGCCGATGGCCGACATCTCGATCGCCGCCGACGGCGCGGTCCGGTGGGGTGGCCGCGCGGTGTGGCTGCTCGACCTGTCCCCCGCCCCCGGCTACCCGGCCGCGCTCGCCGGCCCCGGCCCCGCCCCGCCCGCCGTCATCGAGGCGGACGGGCACGCGCTGCTGCGGCCGTGA
- a CDS encoding DNA polymerase IV: MSGAGRWVLHLDMDAFFASAEQLTRPTLAGRPVLVGGLGPRAVVAGASYESRVFGVRSAMPMGQARRRCPHAVTVPPRFVLYQSLSEQVMGVLAEAAPVLEPVSVDEAYLEPPALAGADAAEVERFAVDLRAAVRAATGLPASVGAGSGKQLAKIASELAKPDGLRVVTPAEQEAVLAPLPVRALSGVGPVAETGLHRLGIRTVGAIAAMDLRELTGLLGTAVGTELHRLARGVDERPVAPRGAAKQISAETTFDADLTAMRAVHEAVARITGAAHRRLVASGRAARTVTVKVRSADFTTHTRSETSAVASTDLGALTAVAQRLARTAVPEGGVRLIGVSLAGLGDDPPPALFEPPREPDLVLDAEPESTAQEEPDVARPWRPGDDVRHDEHGHGWVQGAGHGRVTVRFETRTTGPGRARTFPADDPALVRADPLGSLA; encoded by the coding sequence GTGAGCGGCGCCGGGCGCTGGGTCCTGCACCTGGACATGGACGCCTTCTTCGCCTCCGCCGAGCAGCTCACGCGCCCGACGCTGGCCGGGCGCCCGGTGCTGGTCGGCGGGTTGGGGCCGCGGGCGGTGGTGGCCGGCGCGAGCTACGAGTCGCGCGTGTTCGGCGTCCGCTCGGCCATGCCGATGGGCCAGGCGCGGCGCCGCTGCCCGCACGCGGTCACCGTGCCGCCGCGGTTCGTGCTCTACCAGTCGCTGTCCGAGCAGGTCATGGGCGTGCTGGCGGAGGCGGCGCCGGTGCTGGAGCCGGTGTCGGTCGACGAGGCCTACCTGGAGCCGCCCGCGCTGGCCGGCGCCGACGCGGCCGAGGTCGAGCGGTTCGCCGTCGACCTGCGGGCCGCGGTGCGCGCGGCCACCGGGCTGCCGGCGTCGGTCGGCGCCGGGTCGGGCAAGCAGCTCGCCAAGATCGCCTCCGAGCTGGCGAAGCCCGACGGGCTGCGGGTCGTCACGCCGGCCGAGCAGGAGGCGGTGCTCGCGCCGCTGCCGGTGCGGGCGCTCTCGGGCGTCGGGCCGGTGGCCGAGACGGGGCTGCACCGCCTGGGCATCCGCACGGTCGGCGCGATCGCCGCGATGGACCTGCGCGAGCTCACCGGGCTCCTCGGCACGGCCGTCGGCACCGAGCTGCACCGCCTGGCCCGCGGCGTCGACGAGCGCCCGGTCGCCCCGCGCGGCGCGGCCAAGCAGATCAGCGCCGAGACCACCTTCGACGCCGACCTCACCGCGATGCGCGCCGTCCACGAGGCCGTCGCGCGGATCACCGGGGCGGCGCACCGCAGGCTCGTCGCGTCCGGACGGGCGGCGCGGACGGTCACCGTGAAGGTCCGCAGCGCCGACTTCACCACCCACACCCGCTCGGAGACCTCCGCCGTCGCGAGCACCGACCTGGGCGCGCTCACCGCGGTCGCGCAGCGGCTCGCGCGCACCGCGGTGCCCGAGGGCGGCGTCCGGCTGATCGGGGTGTCGCTGGCCGGCCTGGGCGACGACCCGCCGCCCGCGCTGTTCGAGCCGCCCCGCGAGCCCGACCTCGTCCTCGACGCCGAGCCGGAGAGCACGGCGCAGGAGGAGCCCGACGTCGCGCGCCCCTGGCGCCCCGGCGACGACGTGCGCCACGACGAGCACGGCCACGGCTGGGTGCAGGGCGCCGGGCACGGGCGCGTCACGGTGCGGTTCGAGACGCGCACCACCGGCCCCGGCCGCGCCCGCACCTTCCCCGCCGACGACCCGGCGCTGGTCCGCGCCGACCCGCTGGGCAGCCTGGCCTGA
- the nhaA gene encoding Na+/H+ antiporter NhaA — translation MAVTTLTERGELSRAARSFLATESGSAVLLLVAAVAALLWANLVGGYEDFWHTPVAFSVGGADLTLDLRHWVNDGLMVLFFFSVGLEISREMVLGELRGIRALAAPTIAAIGGLVVPAGIYLLLNAGGPGAGAWGIAISTDTAVVIGVLALVGPRCPDQLRVFLLALAIVDDIGAVAAIAVFYTDDVDVVALLLAGALFLALLALRFARIWRTPLYVVIGVLMWWATLRSGVHPSVVGVAMGLLVNAYAPRPEDIQRVQTAGRSFLVDPSAQRAMVAQAAVTEAVSPNERLQMRVQPWTGYVIVPLFVLANAGVLLSGETIAAALTSTITLGIIAGLTVGKLIGVTAGTWLALRTGIGRVPDTLRWGQLVGGAGLAGIGFTVALFVTDLALDEEALVNQAKIGILAGSILAGVIGWTIFRVAGERGGQCAPSGLPVLPPRPWRPPD, via the coding sequence GTGGCCGTCACGACCCTAACCGAGCGCGGTGAGCTCAGCCGCGCCGCGCGCTCCTTCCTGGCGACCGAGTCCGGGTCCGCGGTGCTGCTGCTCGTCGCCGCCGTCGCCGCCCTGCTCTGGGCCAACCTCGTCGGCGGGTACGAGGACTTCTGGCACACCCCGGTGGCGTTCAGCGTCGGCGGTGCCGACCTCACGCTCGACCTGCGCCACTGGGTCAACGACGGCCTGATGGTGCTGTTCTTCTTCTCCGTCGGGCTGGAGATCTCGCGGGAGATGGTGCTGGGCGAGCTGCGCGGGATCCGCGCGCTGGCCGCGCCCACCATCGCCGCGATCGGCGGGCTCGTCGTCCCCGCCGGGATCTACCTGCTGCTCAACGCGGGCGGTCCGGGCGCGGGCGCGTGGGGCATCGCGATCTCCACCGACACCGCGGTGGTGATCGGCGTGCTGGCGCTGGTCGGGCCCCGCTGCCCCGACCAGCTGCGGGTGTTCCTGCTGGCCCTGGCCATCGTCGACGACATCGGCGCGGTCGCGGCGATCGCGGTCTTCTACACCGACGACGTCGACGTGGTCGCGCTGCTGCTCGCCGGCGCGCTGTTCCTCGCGCTGCTCGCCCTGCGCTTCGCCCGGATCTGGCGCACGCCGCTCTACGTCGTGATCGGCGTGCTCATGTGGTGGGCGACGCTGCGCTCGGGCGTGCACCCCAGCGTCGTCGGGGTGGCGATGGGCCTGCTCGTCAACGCCTACGCACCGCGCCCCGAGGACATCCAGCGGGTGCAGACGGCGGGCCGCAGCTTCCTCGTCGACCCGAGCGCGCAGCGGGCGATGGTGGCGCAGGCCGCCGTCACCGAGGCGGTGTCGCCCAACGAGCGCCTGCAGATGCGCGTCCAGCCCTGGACCGGCTACGTCATCGTGCCGCTGTTCGTGCTGGCCAACGCGGGTGTCCTGCTCAGCGGGGAGACGATCGCCGCCGCACTCACGTCGACGATCACGCTCGGCATCATCGCCGGGCTCACCGTCGGCAAGCTCATCGGCGTCACGGCGGGCACCTGGCTGGCGCTGCGCACCGGGATCGGCCGCGTGCCGGACACGCTGCGCTGGGGCCAGCTGGTCGGCGGGGCCGGGCTCGCCGGCATCGGTTTCACCGTGGCCCTGTTCGTCACCGACCTGGCGCTGGACGAGGAGGCGCTGGTCAACCAGGCCAAGATCGGCATCCTGGCCGGCTCGATCCTCGCGGGCGTGATCGGCTGGACGATCTTCCGGGTGGCCGGCGAGCGGGGCGGGCAGTGCGCGCCGAGCGGCCTGCCGGTGCTGCCGCCCCGGCCGTGGCGGCCGCCGGACTGA
- the cobI gene encoding precorrin-2 C(20)-methyltransferase, whose amino-acid sequence MSTLVGVGVGPGDPDLVTVKAANLLAKADVVFVPVADSGETGRAEQTVLFYAEAWRVERVVFALHDREHTARRERAWDDAAAQVARWFAEHPGGTAAFATIGDPCVYSTFTYLAATVRGLVGDLAVELIPGITAMQDLAARSGTPLVEGREVLSLFPMTAGAERFREALGRGDSVVAYKFGRMLPETLAVLRETGRLDGAVYGSGLGLPEEDVRPASELDPDAPGPYLSTLIVPPARTGRGGAL is encoded by the coding sequence ATGAGCACGCTCGTGGGGGTCGGCGTGGGCCCCGGCGACCCGGACCTCGTCACGGTCAAGGCCGCCAACCTGCTCGCCAAGGCCGACGTCGTGTTCGTGCCGGTCGCCGACTCCGGCGAGACCGGGCGCGCCGAGCAGACCGTCCTGTTCTACGCCGAGGCCTGGCGCGTCGAGCGGGTGGTGTTCGCACTGCACGACCGCGAGCACACCGCCCGCCGCGAGCGGGCCTGGGACGACGCCGCGGCGCAGGTCGCGCGCTGGTTCGCCGAGCACCCGGGGGGGACCGCGGCGTTCGCCACGATCGGCGACCCGTGCGTCTACTCCACCTTCACCTACCTCGCCGCCACCGTGCGCGGCCTGGTCGGCGACCTGGCCGTCGAGCTCATCCCCGGCATCACCGCCATGCAGGACCTCGCCGCGCGCAGCGGCACCCCGCTCGTCGAGGGGCGGGAGGTGCTGTCGCTGTTCCCGATGACGGCGGGCGCCGAGCGCTTCCGCGAGGCGCTGGGCCGCGGCGACTCCGTCGTCGCCTACAAGTTCGGCCGGATGCTGCCCGAGACCCTCGCGGTGCTCCGCGAGACCGGGCGCCTCGACGGCGCGGTGTACGGCTCGGGGCTCGGCCTGCCCGAGGAGGACGTCCGGCCCGCGTCGGAGCTCGACCCGGACGCCCCCGGCCCCTACCTCTCGACGCTGATCGTGCCCCCGGCCCGCACCGGCCGAGGAGGAGCCCTGTGA
- a CDS encoding DsbA family protein, protein MPVDHCEATIPTLDPPIGPYDHLQGVLGAEVDLVEYGDFECPYCRAAAPVIEEVRHRLGDRLVFAFRHFPLAELHPYALSAAVAAEAAGLAGQFWPMHALLYSGEEPTLTQADLRRYAETIGVDPATVLWPATRAVEDRVEADFNSGVRSGVLGTPQLFVRGEPYRGPISVSALLEAFED, encoded by the coding sequence CTGCCCGTCGATCACTGCGAGGCGACCATTCCCACGCTCGACCCGCCCATCGGGCCGTACGACCACCTGCAGGGAGTGCTCGGGGCGGAGGTCGACCTCGTCGAGTACGGCGACTTCGAGTGCCCCTACTGCCGGGCCGCCGCGCCCGTCATCGAGGAGGTCCGGCACCGGCTGGGCGACCGTCTCGTCTTCGCGTTCCGGCACTTCCCCCTCGCCGAGCTGCACCCGTACGCGCTGTCGGCCGCGGTCGCGGCGGAGGCCGCCGGGCTCGCCGGGCAGTTCTGGCCGATGCACGCGCTGCTCTACTCCGGCGAGGAGCCCACCCTCACCCAGGCCGACCTGCGCCGCTACGCCGAGACCATCGGCGTCGACCCGGCGACGGTGCTGTGGCCGGCCACCCGGGCGGTCGAGGACCGGGTGGAGGCCGACTTCAACAGCGGCGTGCGCTCCGGGGTGCTCGGCACCCCGCAGCTGTTCGTGCGCGGGGAGCCCTACCGCGGCCCGATCAGCGTCTCCGCGCTGCTCGAGGCGTTCGAGGACTGA
- the cobT gene encoding nicotinate-nucleotide--dimethylbenzimidazole phosphoribosyltransferase, with the protein MSSLLSATLAAITPPSATARAAAADRLDRMTKPPGSLGRIEDLAVTLAGIAGTCPPPLPDPAVVMVCAGDHGVHAQGVTPWPQEVTGQMVANFAAGGAVVNAFARAADVRVTVLDVGVAAPLPALDGVLDRRVADGTADLAVGPALTREQVVAAVEAGIAAVPERGCVLTGDMGIANTTAAALLICAFTGADPDRATGRGTGIDDATLARKTGVVRDALARHRPDPSDPIGVLAAFGGLEHAAIAGLVLGAAARRIPVLLDGVSAGAAALVAAALSPRSVAYCVAGHRSAEPGHRLALGHLGLDPLLDLGLRLGEGTGAVLALPLLRAAVRALHDVATFGDAGVTDAATADAGEQV; encoded by the coding sequence GTGAGCTCGCTGCTCTCCGCCACCCTCGCCGCCATCACCCCGCCGTCGGCCACCGCCCGCGCCGCCGCGGCCGACCGGCTCGACCGGATGACCAAGCCGCCCGGCTCGCTCGGGCGGATCGAGGACCTCGCCGTCACCCTCGCCGGCATCGCCGGCACCTGCCCGCCGCCGCTGCCCGACCCGGCCGTGGTCATGGTGTGCGCCGGTGACCACGGCGTCCACGCGCAGGGCGTCACGCCGTGGCCGCAGGAGGTCACCGGGCAGATGGTGGCCAACTTCGCGGCGGGCGGGGCCGTGGTCAACGCGTTCGCCCGGGCCGCGGACGTGCGGGTGACGGTGCTCGACGTGGGCGTCGCCGCGCCGTTGCCCGCGCTCGACGGTGTGCTCGACCGCCGCGTGGCCGACGGCACCGCCGACCTGGCCGTGGGCCCAGCCCTGACCCGGGAGCAGGTCGTGGCCGCGGTCGAGGCGGGGATCGCGGCCGTGCCCGAGCGCGGGTGCGTCCTCACCGGCGACATGGGCATCGCCAACACCACCGCCGCCGCGCTCCTGATCTGCGCGTTCACCGGCGCCGATCCCGATCGGGCGACCGGCCGCGGCACCGGCATCGACGACGCCACGCTCGCCCGCAAGACCGGCGTCGTCCGCGACGCGCTGGCCCGCCATCGGCCCGACCCCTCCGACCCGATCGGCGTCCTCGCCGCGTTCGGTGGCCTGGAGCACGCGGCCATCGCCGGGCTCGTCCTCGGCGCGGCGGCCCGGCGGATCCCGGTGCTGCTCGACGGCGTCAGCGCGGGCGCCGCGGCGCTCGTCGCGGCCGCGCTGTCGCCGCGGTCGGTGGCGTACTGCGTCGCCGGGCACCGCTCGGCCGAGCCCGGGCACCGCCTCGCGCTGGGCCACCTGGGTCTCGACCCGCTGCTCGACCTGGGCCTGCGCCTGGGGGAGGGCACCGGCGCGGTGCTGGCCCTGCCCCTGCTGCGGGCGGCGGTGCGGGCGCTGCACGACGTCGCCACGTTCGGCGATGCCGGGGTCACCGACGCGGCGACCGCCGACGCCGGCGAGCAGGTCTGA